Proteins encoded in a region of the Halorussus sp. MSC15.2 genome:
- a CDS encoding type II secretion system F family protein yields MRTTGETRAANATLSVLDRALYALFSRHADRSRHDADRKQYRATDVTTSFEVYLSRVYGLSWLAFALVTGWTFVVVVALPDAALAVVADFLRRGVPGLETVAFPGVSRPVAAAAVGTSVGLVGKRATVALGGRYLSWTASARGSNIETTLPGAVRYLHALSSGSDDGAAMFRKVADREEAYGETAVAFRKALNRATLTGSLGEGLRVVARDTPSRDGLAPFLVKFREHAQQGPDALAQYLQMESRMLSNRQARSREQAGDFLELLAEMFVVLLVLPALLVIVVTVMSVLAPGLSATTTTPVGPVSMRALLVYGSAGFILVVGLVATAAVGSLRPPDQSGRDYERPDGVLPTLGSVFRNPASAVVGFAPVALLLGVALWSLDYWSVNVVLLGYVAVALPAGLVALRRANLDDAKDREIKDFVHAVSGHVSLGRPFSAAVERVASDVDLGALNDDVADLAFNANLTTRDGDRQAAALSQFVDRVGTPLADQTIGLVTGALDAGGDAETVFETLQVEIGRLYHERKALRSNMLVYVAVAWTTALLVVGIMVAVNVHVLDSFAQLSAVSTADAGLALDADAVKPARDRRRFYVVTQATMLACGWFAGYASRGRYEALLHSGALVVVAYFVFAGVGMV; encoded by the coding sequence GTGAGGACGACCGGCGAGACCCGGGCCGCGAACGCCACGCTCTCGGTGCTCGACCGTGCCCTCTACGCGCTGTTCTCCAGACACGCCGACCGCTCGCGCCACGACGCCGACCGCAAGCAGTACCGAGCGACCGACGTGACGACGAGTTTCGAGGTGTATCTCTCGCGAGTCTACGGCCTGTCGTGGCTCGCGTTCGCGCTGGTGACGGGGTGGACGTTCGTCGTCGTGGTCGCGCTCCCCGACGCCGCGCTCGCGGTGGTTGCGGACTTCCTCCGGCGGGGAGTCCCCGGTCTCGAAACCGTCGCGTTCCCGGGCGTCTCTCGGCCCGTCGCGGCCGCCGCGGTCGGAACCAGCGTCGGTCTCGTGGGGAAACGAGCGACCGTCGCGCTCGGGGGGCGCTACCTCTCGTGGACCGCGAGCGCACGCGGGTCGAACATCGAGACCACGCTGCCCGGCGCGGTCCGGTACCTCCACGCGCTCTCGTCGGGCAGCGACGACGGGGCGGCCATGTTCCGGAAGGTCGCCGACCGCGAGGAAGCCTACGGCGAGACCGCGGTGGCCTTCCGGAAGGCGCTCAACAGGGCGACCCTGACCGGGAGTCTCGGTGAGGGCCTCCGCGTGGTGGCGCGCGACACTCCCTCACGGGACGGCCTCGCGCCGTTCCTCGTGAAGTTCCGCGAACACGCCCAGCAGGGACCCGACGCGCTCGCCCAGTACCTCCAGATGGAGAGTCGGATGCTCTCGAACCGGCAGGCCAGAAGTCGTGAACAGGCGGGCGACTTCCTCGAACTGCTCGCGGAGATGTTCGTCGTCCTGCTCGTCCTGCCCGCGCTACTCGTCATCGTGGTGACCGTGATGAGCGTCCTCGCGCCCGGCCTGAGTGCGACCACCACGACCCCCGTCGGTCCGGTCTCGATGCGAGCGCTGCTCGTCTACGGGAGCGCCGGGTTCATCCTCGTCGTCGGTCTCGTTGCGACCGCAGCGGTGGGTTCGCTGCGCCCGCCCGACCAGTCGGGCAGGGATTACGAGCGCCCGGACGGGGTACTCCCTACGCTCGGCAGCGTCTTCCGGAATCCCGCGAGCGCAGTCGTCGGGTTCGCGCCGGTCGCGCTCCTCCTCGGGGTCGCGCTCTGGTCGCTCGACTACTGGTCGGTCAACGTCGTCCTCCTCGGATACGTCGCCGTGGCCCTCCCTGCGGGCCTCGTCGCGCTAAGACGTGCGAATCTGGACGACGCCAAGGACCGCGAAATCAAGGACTTCGTCCACGCCGTCTCGGGTCACGTCAGCCTCGGTCGCCCGTTCTCGGCGGCGGTGGAACGCGTCGCCAGCGACGTGGACCTCGGCGCGCTGAACGACGACGTGGCCGACCTCGCGTTCAACGCGAACCTGACGACGCGCGACGGCGACCGTCAGGCCGCCGCTCTCTCGCAGTTCGTGGACCGAGTCGGCACGCCGCTGGCCGACCAGACCATCGGACTCGTCACGGGCGCGCTCGACGCGGGCGGAGACGCGGAGACCGTTTTCGAGACGCTACAGGTCGAAATCGGGCGGCTCTACCACGAGCGGAAGGCGCTACGGTCGAACATGCTGGTCTACGTCGCGGTCGCGTGGACCACGGCCCTGCTCGTCGTGGGCATCATGGTCGCGGTCAACGTCCACGTCCTCGACAGTTTCGCGCAACTGTCGGCGGTTTCGACCGCCGACGCCGGTCTCGCGCTCGACGCCGACGCGGTGAAACCGGCCCGCGACCGGCGTCGGTTCTACGTCGTCACGCAGGCGACGATGCTGGCCTGCGGGTGGTTCGCCGGGTACGCGAGTCGCGGGCGCTACGAGGCGCTGCTCCACTCGGGGGCGCTGGTCGTCGTCGCGTACTTCGTGTTCGCGGGGGTCGGGATGGTGTGA